In a single window of the Botrytis cinerea B05.10 chromosome 10, complete sequence genome:
- the Bcprx9 gene encoding Bcprx9: protein MVKVGDSIPTVELAEGNPGQKVNIAAEIGEGSGIIIGVPAAFSPTCSDSHVPGYILHPKLESAGKVFVVSVNDAFVMNAWGKSLDADKKSGIRFLGDQDGSFTRAWDLEFPAAPVLGTNRSKRYAIVIEGGKVKSVNVEPDNTGHTVSGADKILGE, encoded by the exons ATGGTCAAGGTCGGAGATTCCATCCCAACTGTCGAGCTCGCCGAGGGCAACCCAGGCCAAAAGGTCAACATTGCTGCCGAGATTGGTGAGGGTTCTGGTATCATCATCGGTGTTCCAGCAGCTTTCAGTCCAACATGCTCTGACTCTCACGTTCCTGGTTATATCCTTCACCCAAAGCTCGAGTCCGCCGGAAAGGTCTTCGTTGTATCCGTCAACGATGCTTTCGT TATGAACGCATGGGGCAAATCCCTTGATGCAGACAAGAAGAGTGGTATCCGTTTCCTCGGTGATCAAGATGGAAGCTTCACTCGTGCTTGGGATCTTGAATTCCCAGCTGCTCCAGTTTTGGGCACAAACCGAAGCAAGAGATACGCAATTGTTATCGAGGGCGGCAAAGTCAAGAGTGTCAACGTTGAGCCAGATAACACTGGACACACTG TCTCCGGTGCCGATAAGATTCTTGGAGAGTAA